CTAAATCATACACTTCATGCATATTGTTTTCATAACATGAAATAAtgcttgttttttgttatttaatgtCAAACTGGAGCATATTTACACTTCACAGGCCTTAAGGACAagcccaataaaaaaaaaaaggaaaaagcccTTGCAGCCTTCCCCTCTTTCGCTTAGCCTTCCTCCACTCTcgctttttttcttcttctcattcttttgttttactttgTGAATCTGAGCATGTTGCATTTGCTAAATGCAATTCCATGcttttttacatgaaaatgcTTGCTTTGGCTTTAAAATGTGCATGCTTGACAATCTTTAAGAGTTGTCATTGCTTTGGCCCTATatctatttgaattttttttattctacttTATAAAAGTAGATTGTTAACAGTTGTTCGACAAAACTGCACATACAAAGTATTGTTTAGGATATGTTGTATTAAATTAATATGAGCAAataagttttttcacattgttcATTACTTATGTGGTCATTTTAATAGTTGTTCTTAATTTTATCATTATTTCtctgaaaattatatatttaacgGTTTTGGTTCCGAAGCTTACACTTCGCTTTGCTTTGAAACGCTCCACATCGCTTTACGGGCCTAGCGACTCACCTAGTTACATCACATAACATTTACAATTaactctaaaaataaaatgaaaacataattagaaaacaaactaaatcaaatacaattaagtagtttggatgattattttcagttttaaaaGTCCTCAAGTGTCCTAGTACtaatgaaaagtttgaaaaatacACCTTTTGAAATtctcacacacgcacacacacacacaaaatctCTCAGCCATATCTAATCAAAGtcattcatttcaaacaaatagatagagaagaaaaaataaaagagaaaaatatataaagtaatattaaatggtgaaaatattcattatcttttttttattgatactTTTATCATCCATCATGATAAATCAAACAATAATGATAATTGAGTGACCATGTCAAGTGGGCCATAACTAACCAAAGCCGTTCATTTGAAAGAAATagatagagaagaaaaaataaaaggaaaaattatataaaataatattaaatgataaaaatattcattacctttttcttatttctcattgattcttttttatcattttatcatcTGATAAATCAAACAATAATGATAATTGAGTGAGAGCCaacattcaatttttctattatatatatatatatatatatatatatatatataacctcaGAAGATAGAATGAAATAAATTCATTTATCTACGTAACcacaaaacattgtttcatattgagaaataattaaaaaataataataataagtgTGTGGACCGGGCTTCAAACACAACGTGGATCAAATACATATCTCTGTCTACTTATTTCCGAGTCCTTTCCCAGTTTCTTCCACCTCCGTCAGAGGCATCGCAGGCTTTAACGAGCCAAACCAAAAGCTCCGGTTGGGCGGTTCACTTGGGCTGTCTCAGCATCCTCTCGAAATCTTCGAAGCCGACGAATCCGTCGCCGTCGGAATCGACGCTCTCAATGATCCTCCGGCAGTCGTCGAGGGTGCACCCGCCGTCTCCGAGCGCCATCAACATGCAGTGGAGCTCCTCGGCGGAGATCCGGCCATCGCCGTCGGTATCGTACGCGCGGAAGGCCCCCACAAGCTCCGACTCTCCGGCTGGTCCACTGAGCGCGCAGAACTCCTCCATCGTCACGCAGCCATCGCCATCGGCGTCGGCAAGGCTCACCATGaacgccacctcctcctccgtcAACGGAGCCGAGTCCAGCCTAGGAAGCACCTCCTCGAGCTCCCGCCTCGTGATTTTTCCGTCTCCGTCCTTATCGAGTATCCGGAACACCTCGCCGAAGTCGCAGTGGAGCTCCCCCGGCGGGCAGTCCGGCCATCCGTCGGGCTCCTTAGATGGGTATCGGCATAACCCGGGGAGGACGCTCTTGGGGGTCTCCTTGTGCTCGGATGCAGAGGAAAACGAACTAAAAGAAGAAGGATTCGACCGGGAGAGGGAGGGCGACCGAGATTTGGAAGACGATCGAACGAAAGAAGATATCTTCTTGCCGATCTTCATGGCCATGGCTGCTCCTTCCTCCCCCTCCAAGAGCCTCCGGGCGCGCCAGGAGATTAAAATAGTGGAAGGCAAAGAATGTCCGTATCGCAGACGAAAGGCGAAAAGTAGGTAAGAGTAAGAAAGGGCGAAGgtgggaggaaggaggaggaggcgcCATTAATTCTGGAATTTTGGGAACTGCCCACTGCGATGAAGCTTCCACGAAGCTTCCTCCAGGCTAAAAAtctcctcccctctctctcttgctgctCACCTTATTTGGTTTCGTACCGGTCTAAGCGGTCTTTCGTTTTCTggttaaattttcaattggagccGCATATTTCGCTCgcgattttgaaaatgaaactaTTAAGTTTCTTTTTGCATTATAGTCgattcattttttaatacaaCTTTTAGTTAAGCTCTCtgataaaaagaaatatacttaaatataaatttcttctgcctaaccatttttttatttgtaattcaAGCcgttaaacaaagaaattagAGTTTTTTAAATCGAGCGCATGCTCTTTCTCAGCTATTATCCTTTCAAATGTTAAGCTTAATTGCAATATTACTATAGTAGATTAGGCCTTCTTGTGATATTTCCCTTTGCCATTGGTTTGTTAGCGATAAGTTGAAAATAATTAGAcatttttggtgatttttcagGAAACTTGCGTTTGTAAAGAATTTTTCTTCTAAGGGCAAGCACACTGATTTTTTTAGATTAATTGAATGAGGGGGATAGTTTTTTTCGTTCCCTTGGGAGAAGTGTTATCAGAAAACCAATTTTTCCGAAAACTCCGTTTTCAAGCCATCCAAAGAAACCAACAGgaattttgcctccaaaacggCATGTGTATCCGGAGACATGCCCTTAATTTTTCTCACAAAAGCCGTAGGCAGCAGACAGATTGCTTTGTTTGCTTCCTCAATGAAAAGGAAActtgaaaaagttttttataaaacatatttcaaTCTCAAGACTTTGATCAAGTTGTTGTCAAAAGAAGTTGagattatttttctttgaaaatataaatatatggtGCATTCTTTACATTAAGAAGGTAACCCTTAATTTATGGTTAAATAATGGGGAGATTTGGAGAATGGTTAGGGTCAgttacaaaatcaaattcagaacAACACAAAAGTTTTAAGACCAGAGTACAACTCTTCACGTTACACACTCGTATGGAACGAAAGGAAATTAGAGAAGATACCAAGAAAAAGTAGAAGTCACCCATGGGGCCATGTCGtcgggaaaaaacaaaaaagcgtGGAGAAGGAGAAgcttctttcattcttttattagTAGTTGACCTCGCTGAAGGTGTTATAAGAAATTTTTGGTAGAGGAGCACTAatgtatattaatattaaagtgaaagagaaaaaaaaagttgtcatTAATCTGACCAATTCttgaaacaaatcaaacaactaTAATTCATGGTTGGTCGCTTCATTGCTAATAGTTTCAAATATGTTATTTTCAGTATAACTAACCAAAACAGCATTTTGTTCTACATATCTATAATGCATATTTCTGATCGAATTTCAAGCTTGGTTAGGTAACTTCTACAATCAACTAACTTATCTAAGATTGACATATGAAGCAATattatttatccttttttttcttttttggtgaaaCTGTAACCAAAAGAAATGTTAAATGAACATACTTACCACTAGCTATTAGAAGTAATAGAATATGCGCTCAAGTCCTTACATAATTCAATTTGTGCACTAATGGAGGCATTCTCATACTCCTGTAGCTTTTGTTAGCTTCTTCTTTCTAAAAGGGATGGCAGTACCTATAATGCAAAATGCCATTTGTCCATCACAATAATCtataagataatgaaagatCATATCAAAGgacagaataaaaaaaaactggtggtcggatgaaacaatttttttggatctgaatacaacttcttaattttgattcaaatttgcAAGGTCAACCCCTACAAAGCTGGGAATATCTTCTTCATTGGTGGATCCAACTTCTTTCGGTTCGGTTATAGCTAGAACATTTGTTGTGAAACACTCTCAGCTTTACAGATTTACTAACCTTATCCACTTCGCTCACAGTCACTTCACTTTGATTTTTGCACACaattttgcttgattttcattAGAG
This window of the Nymphaea colorata isolate Beijing-Zhang1983 chromosome 2, ASM883128v2, whole genome shotgun sequence genome carries:
- the LOC116248174 gene encoding probable calcium-binding protein CML18 produces the protein MAMKIGKKISSFVRSSSKSRSPSLSRSNPSSFSSFSSASEHKETPKSVLPGLCRYPSKEPDGWPDCPPGELHCDFGEVFRILDKDGDGKITRRELEEVLPRLDSAPLTEEEVAFMVSLADADGDGCVTMEEFCALSGPAGESELVGAFRAYDTDGDGRISAEELHCMLMALGDGGCTLDDCRRIIESVDSDGDGFVGFEDFERMLRQPK